The DNA region CAGTCTTAACAGTAGATAAAAATGCTACAAATAAAAAAAACACCCTGGTAATAAACACTTTTATTACCAGGGTAGCATATTAAGTGTGCTCTTTTTATCGGTCCTACACGATAAGACTTGTTTTAGCCTACTCTTATCGTCGCTTCTAAGAAACTCGAATTCAATGATTTTACACGGCAAAACAAATGGCGGTTTTATTACTTCCGCACTGGCCTAATATACTTAAAAAACATTTTCGGATTAAAATAAAAGTATATTATTCTCCCCGGAGAGTTATCAAAGCAGTAACCTGTATCAGCAAAATTAAAAGTTGCCATTGCCTTTTCAATTTTTTCCTCTACACTACGATTTTCTTGCTCATAATCAAATGGCCCATGTTCAAACACAATATACTCGGCTTCAGGAATATCCATCATAAGCATTTGTGGTGGCACTTCCCCTTTATAATCAAAAGGAAGTCTTACACCATAGCACTCTATACGTGGGATGCCCCAGTCACAAAGTCTCCCGTCCGGATCATTAATATATCCCATAATCTGTCCGCTACCACTATTAGATTCGTTCTCGCCATCGTCATCCAATTTGTCCTTTATACTATCAAGTAAGCCGCAAATTGTTTCGCAATCCTGTCCTGGAAGTATACTTTGCTTTTGCCAAAAATCCCAGTAGCCATTACTCTCATAGTTTCTAATGTGCAAAAATTTATGTGCGGGAATCGTTACAAAGTAACTTTCAACAGCATCTGTAGATTTCATCAGTCCAATCTCCTCCAGTCCTAAAAAATATCGATCAAAAGGATTTATTTTTGTGCGAAGAACGATCGGTTTCGGTTTTTTTCGGTATTCACTTGGAGTTATTCCATATGCGCCTTTAAAAGCTCTAGTAAAAGCTTCATGTGATGAAAAGCCATAATCAAACGCAATGTCCAACATACTTTTTTCACTATCCCGAACTTCTTTTAGCGCAAAGGCTAATTTTCTCTGACGCAAATAATCTCTAAACTGAATACCCGATATTTCTTTGAATTTTCTTGTTGTATAAAATTCAGAATAACCCAGTCTCCGAGAAAACAAGCGCAATGTTAAAGCCTCATCATTATAATTTTTAATGCATTTGTCAATTTCATCAACAATTATTTGAATTTGTTTCTGCCACTCGTACATTCTGCTACTCAACTCCTTTCAATTGTCCTGTGTTTATTATAAAGAACTATGATAATTATCGCTTGATTTTACTTGCTATTTATTATTGCAACAAACACTTATATTATAAGGATTAAATAAGTTTTTTGTAATTTTTTTCTGACAAAGATAGCGGCAATATTTTTTTATTTAAATTAAACCTAACAAGCATAAAAATAAAACTCCTGCCTAATTTTGCAAAATTTGACAGGAGTTTTATTTTTCTCTATTACCAGTGATATTTCTCACCTTTACTAATTTTAAAGGCGCGGTATACTTGTTCAATTAATAACAAGCGAATCATTTGATGGGTAAAGGTTAATTGTGAAAACGACCAGCGATAATCAGCACGTTTCCGCAGACTTTCCCCTACTCCAAAAGCCCCGCCAATTACAAAGACAAACTGGCTATAATTATTGGTTAAACCATCAATTTGTGCCGCTAAAGCTTCAGAACTAAGTTGTTGTCCGTGCAAATCTAATAAAAACATATAAGCGCGTTCCGGCACTAATTTTAATATTTTTTGCGCTTCAATTTCCAAATGCTCTTGTAATTGCGCCGTCGAAAATTTCTCGGGCAAAGCATTTTCGCTGACTTCCAAAATTTCTAAACTACAATAGGGCTTCAAGCGTTTTATAAATTCTTGCATCCCCTGCACTAGATATTTTTCTTTGAGCTTGCCTACCGCTAAAATAGTTATTTTCATCTTATTCTCCTAAGGGCATTTCTGTTAAAGTTACATCTAAAGT from Succinispira mobilis DSM 6222 includes:
- a CDS encoding helix-turn-helix transcriptional regulator — translated: MYEWQKQIQIIVDEIDKCIKNYNDEALTLRLFSRRLGYSEFYTTRKFKEISGIQFRDYLRQRKLAFALKEVRDSEKSMLDIAFDYGFSSHEAFTRAFKGAYGITPSEYRKKPKPIVLRTKINPFDRYFLGLEEIGLMKSTDAVESYFVTIPAHKFLHIRNYESNGYWDFWQKQSILPGQDCETICGLLDSIKDKLDDDGENESNSGSGQIMGYINDPDGRLCDWGIPRIECYGVRLPFDYKGEVPPQMLMMDIPEAEYIVFEHGPFDYEQENRSVEEKIEKAMATFNFADTGYCFDNSPGRIIYFYFNPKMFFKYIRPVRK
- the rlmH gene encoding 23S rRNA (pseudouridine(1915)-N(3))-methyltransferase RlmH — protein: MKITILAVGKLKEKYLVQGMQEFIKRLKPYCSLEILEVSENALPEKFSTAQLQEHLEIEAQKILKLVPERAYMFLLDLHGQQLSSEALAAQIDGLTNNYSQFVFVIGGAFGVGESLRKRADYRWSFSQLTFTHQMIRLLLIEQVYRAFKISKGEKYHW